A single region of the Triticum dicoccoides isolate Atlit2015 ecotype Zavitan chromosome 2B, WEW_v2.0, whole genome shotgun sequence genome encodes:
- the LOC119363040 gene encoding probable 6-phosphogluconolactonase 2, translating into MEREMAASYEPKLNSEIRIFESSDEIVTDLAEYISQVSEISVKERGYFAIALSGGPLVSFLRKLCEVPYNKTLDWSKWYIFWSDERAVAKNHADSNYKLTKEEFLSKVPILSGHVYSINDGATVEDAATDYEFVIRQLVKIRTIGVSESNDCPKFDLILLSMGSDGHVASLFPNHQALELKDDWVTYITDSPQPPPERITFTLPVINSASNIAILATGVDKANAVHSAVSDSSDGLDAAAPLPAGMVQPTDGKLVWFLDKAAASSLEALSDDAYQQQHL; encoded by the exons ATGGAGAGGGAAATGGCTGCCTCATATGAGCCAAAACTAAACAGTGAAATAAGGATTTTTGAGAGTTCAGATGAGATAGTAACAGATCTAGCTGAGTATATCTCCCAAGTTTCAGAAATCTCTGTTAAAGAAAGGGGATACTTCGCTATTGCCCTATCTGGAGGGCCCCTTGTCAGTTTTTTGAG GAAACTTTGTGAAGTGCCATACAACAAGACCCTGGATTGGTCTAAATGGTACATTTTCTGGTCTGACGAACGTGCTGTAGCAAAGAACCATGCAGACAGTAACTATAAGTTAACAAAAGAAGAATTTCTATCAAAG GTACCTATTCTGAGTGGCCATGTCTACTCCATAAATGACGGCGCCACGGTGGAGGACGCAGCAACGGACTACGAATTTGTCATCAGGCAGCTGGTCAAGATCCGCACTATAGGAGTCTCAGAGAGCAACGACTGCCCCAAGTTTGATCTCATCCTCCTCAGCATGGGCTCCGACGGACATGTGGCCTCATTGTTCCCTAACCACCAAGCCCTCGAGCTGAAGGACGACTGGGTCACCTACATCACGGACTCCCCGCAGCCTCCACCCGAGAGAATCACCTTCACCCTCCCTGTGATAAACTCGGCGTCAAACATCGCGATCCTCGCGACGGGCGTCGACAAGGCAAACGCGGTGCATTCAGCCGTGTCTGACAGCAGCGACGGCCTagacgccgccgccccgctgccTGCCGGGATGGTCCAGCCAACGGACGGGAAGCTGGTGTGGTTTCTGGACAAGGCGGCCGCCTCATCACTCGAGGCGCTGTCTGACGATGCCTACCAGCAGCAGCATCTGTGA